From the Actinomycetota bacterium genome, one window contains:
- a CDS encoding glutaredoxin: MKQQCSFWAVWLSWLGLPLLAVILGLSAGWQVGVFVLLVGVAAQVAYVRWFPRISRWVGYGSVADEPVEAMPERAVTRVTLYTANVCPFCPLVRERLRRLQQELGFELDEVDVTFRPGLVRSKGFRAVPVVEIDGRQVVGNVTSARLAALLTARST, encoded by the coding sequence GTGAAACAGCAGTGCTCTTTCTGGGCGGTCTGGCTGAGCTGGCTCGGGTTGCCGCTCCTTGCCGTGATCCTCGGGTTGAGCGCCGGTTGGCAGGTCGGGGTCTTCGTGCTTCTCGTCGGTGTGGCCGCCCAAGTGGCCTACGTACGCTGGTTCCCCCGTATCTCTCGCTGGGTCGGATACGGTTCGGTGGCCGACGAGCCGGTCGAGGCGATGCCTGAGCGTGCCGTAACTCGGGTCACGCTCTACACCGCGAACGTGTGTCCATTCTGCCCGCTTGTTCGCGAGCGGCTGCGGCGCCTGCAACAGGAGTTGGGCTTCGAGCTGGACGAGGTGGACGTCACCTTTCGGCCGGGACTCGTTCGGTCCAAGGGGTTTCGTGCCGTACCCGTTGTCGAGATCGATGGCCGGCAGGTGGTCGGCAACGTCACATCGGCCCGGTTGGCGGCTCTCCTCACAGCCCGATCGACGTGA
- a CDS encoding NAD(P)H-binding protein: MVTDAPLHVVTGAFGYSGKYIAKELLERGMRVRTLTNSLHRENPFGDAVEVRPIEFEDRDALVDSLRGAVALYNTYWVRYDYRSGTREFGYDLAVERTRILFECARQAGVGRLVHLSVANAREDSDWGYFRGKALLERELQASGMSHAIVRPTVIFGGPENVLINNIAWFLRHFPVFGLFGSGEYRLTPVHVEDLATICVDAASGDLDETLDAVGPETFTYRELVHQMARAMGVHRLIVPVPDLALLLAGRALGLFLRDIIITRHEISGLRDELMYTGTPPLGGTSFTEWLHSEADTLGRSYTNDLERRR, encoded by the coding sequence ATGGTGACGGACGCACCGTTGCATGTGGTGACGGGAGCGTTTGGCTACAGCGGAAAATACATCGCCAAAGAACTTCTCGAGCGGGGGATGCGAGTCCGGACGTTGACGAACTCATTGCATCGCGAGAACCCGTTCGGTGATGCTGTCGAGGTGCGCCCGATCGAATTCGAGGACCGCGATGCGCTCGTCGATTCGCTGCGGGGCGCCGTTGCGCTCTACAACACCTATTGGGTGCGGTACGACTACCGAAGCGGGACGAGGGAATTCGGATACGACCTGGCGGTCGAGCGCACGAGGATCCTGTTCGAGTGCGCTCGACAGGCCGGGGTCGGGCGGCTGGTGCACCTCAGTGTCGCCAACGCCCGCGAGGACTCCGACTGGGGCTACTTCCGCGGCAAGGCACTCCTCGAACGCGAGCTCCAAGCATCGGGAATGTCACATGCGATCGTGCGTCCCACCGTCATCTTCGGTGGCCCAGAGAACGTGCTGATCAACAACATCGCCTGGTTTCTTCGCCACTTCCCCGTGTTTGGGTTGTTCGGGAGCGGGGAGTACCGACTGACACCGGTCCATGTCGAGGACTTGGCCACGATCTGCGTAGATGCCGCGAGCGGTGACCTCGACGAGACACTCGACGCCGTTGGGCCCGAGACCTTCACCTACAGGGAGTTGGTCCACCAGATGGCCCGGGCGATGGGGGTACACAGGCTGATCGTGCCGGTCCCCGACCTCGCCTTGCTCCTGGCAGGCCGCGCTCTGGGTCTGTTTCTCCGAGACATCATCATTACCCGACACGAGATCTCCGGCCTCCGCGATGAACTCATGTACACCGGTACGCCGCCGCTCGGGGGAACCAGCTTCACCGAATGGCTCCACAGTGAGGCAGACACTCTCGGTCGCAGCTACACGAACGATCTCGAGCGAAGACGCTGA
- a CDS encoding ABC transporter substrate-binding protein, whose product MFGITRNRLALVLSAALLLGACATGAGNTTTSGATTTAATAPSTTAAPATTAPATTAPAAAEPITLTFWNYWDGKNGEVLNQLAEQYTSEHPGVTIESVFVGWGDLLPKLQTAVAGGDTPDIAAGDLVWMPKLTRTGILVPLDEYIQAAGVDLGDFYPEMLRVGQYQGHTYSLPVSTNNLELFYNKELFSKAGLDPDTPPTSWSELSDMAAQCTDPSSGVSGLELFTEPGEGLTWQFQVYLWQAGGQFLSDDLTKAAFNSPAGEKALNFWVDEIDNGSAPVAPWGQFGQGKACMVMDGSWMVGIWSSDPPFDFGTAQMPYPSNGQPATNMGGEQIFLFPSDAARQQAAFDFVSWLTGTDAQITWDSETGFGPVRKSVAASDAFVSHVRNSEPRMLPFIENQKYAHSRPPIANYPEVSDAFSEQIERALLGESTPQQALAAAEAAVNKLLGGS is encoded by the coding sequence ATGTTTGGCATTACCCGCAACAGGCTGGCACTCGTGCTGTCCGCGGCCCTTTTGCTTGGCGCCTGTGCCACCGGGGCCGGCAACACCACGACTTCCGGTGCAACGACCACCGCGGCCACCGCCCCGAGTACGACAGCCGCGCCGGCGACCACCGCGCCGGCGACCACCGCACCCGCGGCGGCAGAGCCGATCACCCTGACGTTCTGGAACTACTGGGATGGCAAGAATGGGGAGGTGCTCAACCAACTGGCGGAGCAATACACCTCTGAACATCCCGGTGTGACGATCGAGTCGGTGTTCGTGGGCTGGGGCGACCTGCTGCCCAAACTCCAGACGGCGGTTGCCGGTGGAGACACGCCGGACATCGCCGCAGGAGATCTCGTCTGGATGCCCAAGCTGACCCGAACCGGGATTCTCGTTCCTCTGGACGAATATATACAGGCGGCGGGCGTAGATCTCGGCGACTTCTATCCGGAGATGCTTCGAGTCGGCCAGTATCAGGGTCATACCTACAGCCTGCCCGTAAGCACGAACAACCTCGAGCTCTTCTACAACAAGGAGCTGTTTTCCAAAGCGGGACTGGATCCCGACACGCCGCCTACGTCATGGAGTGAACTCTCGGACATGGCCGCGCAGTGCACGGATCCATCGTCCGGCGTATCCGGTCTCGAGCTCTTCACCGAGCCCGGCGAAGGACTCACATGGCAATTCCAGGTCTATCTCTGGCAGGCCGGCGGTCAGTTCCTCTCGGATGATCTGACCAAGGCGGCCTTCAACTCGCCGGCCGGTGAGAAGGCACTGAACTTCTGGGTCGACGAGATCGACAACGGGTCCGCACCGGTTGCGCCATGGGGCCAGTTCGGCCAAGGAAAGGCCTGCATGGTGATGGACGGGTCCTGGATGGTCGGAATCTGGAGCTCCGACCCCCCGTTCGATTTCGGCACGGCACAGATGCCCTATCCGAGCAACGGGCAACCGGCCACCAACATGGGCGGAGAACAGATCTTCCTGTTCCCGTCGGATGCGGCACGCCAGCAAGCGGCTTTCGACTTCGTTTCCTGGCTCACGGGAACGGACGCACAGATCACCTGGGACAGCGAGACGGGCTTCGGGCCGGTTCGAAAGTCCGTGGCGGCGTCCGACGCGTTCGTATCTCACGTCCGAAACAGCGAGCCACGGATGCTCCCCTTCATCGAGAACCAGAAATACGCTCACAGCCGGCCACCGATTGCGAACTATCCAGAGGTCTCCGATGCATTCTCGGAGCAGATCGAGCGTGCTCTCCTCGGAGAGAGCACACCACAACAGGCGCTCGCGGCAGCCGAGGCAGCCGTGAACAAGCTGCTCGGCGGTTCCTGA
- a CDS encoding sugar ABC transporter permease, producing MGVFTIYPILYSGYLSLHAWDGLTAAKPFVGFDNYVRLASSGVLGRSIWVTLYYAAGVTVGGLLLGLVAAVLIHWVGRGAAVYRSIYFLPAITATVAVAVVWKLLLDPGSGYVNTVLRSLGIIGPSWLRSPVWAMPAVIVVGVWKRLGFNTVVYLAGLQTIPHSIYEAAEVDGASRWNLFRRISVPMLAPTTLLLAIMSVIDSFMVFDQVFIMTGGGPIGHTEVLGLLLYKLAFRYLDLGGASAVGWVMFALIAGISLVQWRLSGSGSRGVGL from the coding sequence CTGGGCGTGTTCACCATCTACCCGATCCTGTATTCGGGCTACTTGAGCCTGCATGCCTGGGACGGCCTGACCGCGGCCAAGCCCTTCGTCGGATTCGACAACTACGTGCGGCTCGCGAGCTCCGGAGTTCTCGGAAGGTCGATATGGGTGACGCTGTACTACGCGGCCGGTGTCACCGTCGGCGGACTTCTGCTGGGACTGGTTGCCGCGGTGCTCATCCATTGGGTGGGCAGAGGGGCCGCCGTCTACCGTTCGATCTATTTTCTGCCGGCCATCACCGCAACGGTGGCCGTGGCCGTCGTCTGGAAGCTGCTCCTCGATCCCGGCTCGGGTTATGTGAATACGGTGCTGCGCTCGCTGGGGATCATTGGGCCCTCCTGGCTTCGTAGTCCGGTATGGGCGATGCCGGCCGTGATCGTCGTCGGCGTATGGAAACGGTTGGGTTTCAACACCGTCGTGTACCTGGCAGGCCTGCAGACGATTCCACATTCGATCTATGAAGCTGCGGAAGTCGATGGTGCAAGCCGGTGGAATCTCTTCAGAAGGATCAGTGTGCCGATGCTCGCACCGACAACGCTGCTGTTGGCGATCATGAGCGTCATCGACTCCTTCATGGTCTTCGATCAGGTGTTCATCATGACCGGAGGTGGGCCCATCGGTCACACCGAGGTACTTGGCCTCCTGTTGTACAAACTGGCTTTCAGGTATCTGGATCTCGGAGGAGCTTCCGCCGTCGGTTGGGTGATGTTTGCGCTCATTGCCGGAATAAGCCTCGTGCAGTGGCGCCTCTCCGGTTCAGGGAGCAGAGGTGTCGGCCTATGA
- a CDS encoding carbohydrate ABC transporter permease, producing MTRSAGRVQGSARTLDKPRRGKLAIHLALIAGALIMMVPLLWMLTTSLKTTRSVHLPPYLLPTEFAWSNYIEAWRAADFARFYINSGVMTVGIVGGQLLFSSLAGYAFARLKFPGRNLLFFLVLATMMVPLYVTLIPSYLIVRWLGWLDSYQGLIAPRLVSAFGIFLMRQFYLSIPSELEEAALMDGASRLRIWWSIALPLSMPALATLGIFAFLFSWNDFLWPLIVTSSAGMRTVQLGLAEFTGRYGTRWTLLTAGSLTATLPAIIAFLIGQRWLVRGIRVERMK from the coding sequence ATGACGCGCTCGGCCGGTCGCGTCCAGGGCTCCGCCCGAACCTTGGACAAGCCACGACGTGGCAAGCTCGCCATCCATCTGGCCTTGATCGCAGGCGCGCTGATCATGATGGTGCCACTCCTGTGGATGTTGACCACCTCACTGAAGACCACGAGGAGTGTCCATCTCCCCCCGTACCTGCTACCGACCGAGTTTGCATGGAGCAACTACATCGAAGCCTGGCGTGCCGCCGATTTCGCCCGCTTCTACATCAACAGTGGAGTGATGACCGTCGGTATCGTCGGGGGTCAGCTGCTCTTCTCATCGCTGGCCGGGTACGCGTTCGCGCGCCTGAAGTTTCCAGGCCGGAACCTGCTGTTCTTTCTGGTTCTGGCCACGATGATGGTCCCCCTCTATGTGACGCTCATACCTTCGTATCTGATCGTGCGCTGGCTGGGCTGGCTCGACTCCTACCAGGGCCTGATCGCTCCGCGTCTCGTCAGCGCATTCGGCATCTTTCTCATGCGGCAGTTCTATCTGAGCATCCCGAGTGAACTCGAAGAAGCTGCACTCATGGATGGAGCAAGCCGCCTGAGGATCTGGTGGTCGATCGCTCTCCCCCTTTCGATGCCGGCACTGGCGACGCTCGGTATCTTCGCATTCCTGTTTTCGTGGAACGACTTCTTGTGGCCCCTCATCGTCACGTCGAGCGCCGGCATGCGCACCGTTCAGCTGGGACTTGCCGAGTTCACCGGTCGCTACGGCACCCGGTGGACCCTTCTGACTGCAGGCAGTCTCACGGCCACGCTGCCGGCGATCATCGCGTTCCTGATCGGTCAACGATGGTTGGTAAGAGGCATCCGAGTGGAGAGGATGAAATAG
- a CDS encoding alpha-amylase has protein sequence MERPAWVPNAVFYEVFVDRFANGDHRNDPPGTVPWGSPPTREDFQGGDLQGILDHLSYLEDRGVTALYLTPIFRSGTNHRYDTFDYLTVDPSVGDLSLLRRLVQKAHRRGIRVILDGVFNHCGDGHRAFEDLRRRGPASAYKDWFLVKSFPIEREPTSYQTCGGAAYLPKLNIGNPEVRKHLLDVATYWIDETDIDGWRLDVSWKVPLDFWEEFRQVVKRHKPDAYLVGENWRDGEPWLEVFDGIMNYRLRSAILDFCVWDRMDAEDFRVEVDYLMHRHGEASGWMLNLVGSHDTARLLTLANGDRRRAILAFAALFTLPGAPMVYYGDEIGLEGGDDPDCRKAMQWDTREWASDIALTFQQLADLRKAHPALQRGTWEPALEFNGVFAYRRRQGRDDVMVVLNPREAQKNLAVPLPGSSSAVWTDLLGGSKAANSEGFLRVPTVEGTSAMILVPDPGDSHA, from the coding sequence TTGGAACGTCCAGCATGGGTCCCAAACGCAGTGTTCTATGAGGTGTTCGTTGATCGCTTCGCGAATGGTGATCATCGAAACGACCCGCCCGGCACCGTCCCGTGGGGATCGCCTCCCACACGCGAAGATTTCCAGGGGGGTGATCTCCAGGGCATCCTCGATCACCTGAGCTACCTCGAGGACCGAGGAGTGACTGCCCTGTACCTCACACCGATCTTTCGTTCGGGTACGAACCATCGATATGACACGTTCGACTATCTCACAGTCGATCCCAGTGTCGGAGATCTGAGCCTTCTCAGGAGGCTCGTCCAGAAAGCACATCGGCGAGGGATACGCGTGATCCTCGACGGTGTGTTCAATCATTGCGGTGACGGCCATCGGGCTTTTGAGGATCTTCGACGACGAGGACCGGCCTCTGCGTACAAGGACTGGTTCCTGGTGAAGAGCTTCCCGATCGAACGTGAACCGACAAGCTATCAAACGTGTGGTGGGGCAGCGTATCTCCCCAAATTGAACATCGGCAACCCCGAGGTCCGCAAGCACCTCCTCGATGTGGCGACCTATTGGATCGATGAGACCGACATCGACGGATGGCGACTGGATGTAAGTTGGAAGGTGCCGCTCGACTTCTGGGAGGAGTTCCGTCAGGTCGTCAAACGGCACAAGCCCGACGCGTATCTGGTTGGAGAGAACTGGCGCGATGGCGAGCCTTGGCTCGAAGTGTTCGACGGCATCATGAACTACCGGCTTCGCAGTGCGATCCTCGACTTCTGCGTATGGGATCGGATGGACGCCGAGGACTTCCGGGTCGAAGTCGACTACCTGATGCACCGGCATGGCGAAGCATCCGGCTGGATGCTCAACCTCGTGGGCAGCCACGACACGGCACGCCTGCTGACACTGGCGAATGGTGACAGGCGACGTGCCATCCTTGCCTTTGCGGCACTCTTCACACTGCCCGGAGCGCCAATGGTGTACTACGGGGATGAGATCGGACTGGAAGGAGGCGACGATCCGGACTGCAGGAAAGCCATGCAGTGGGACACCCGAGAGTGGGCAAGCGACATCGCTCTCACATTCCAACAGCTGGCCGACCTGAGAAAGGCGCATCCGGCTCTTCAACGAGGCACCTGGGAACCCGCACTCGAGTTCAACGGAGTGTTCGCGTACCGCCGTCGCCAAGGAAGGGATGACGTCATGGTGGTCTTGAACCCGAGGGAAGCCCAGAAGAACCTGGCAGTCCCGCTGCCCGGCTCCTCGAGCGCCGTCTGGACAGATCTGCTTGGCGGATCGAAGGCTGCCAACAGCGAGGGGTTTCTGAGGGTGCCCACCGTCGAAGGCACCTCTGCGATGATCCTGGTGCCCGATCCTGGAGACAGCCATGCGTAG
- a CDS encoding LacI family transcriptional regulator — translation MRRPRIADVAAAAGVSKTAVSFAFNDPSRLSAATLKRILEAGKELGYSPDPVARSMSTGRTQTIGLLVPQPLVEMTRNPFLAMLLEGIAEVAEAAALPILLVSPIRGSMEKAVTGAAVDGFLTLGLETFRPTMHMLERRGLPFVMIDCEPVEGVASVNIDDEQGARIAMSHVLEQGHRRIGILGIRSPQRGQWSKYVGTLQRRMAGYAQALSAVGLSLDDPGVRLTECSVSEAGGYQGFERLWRRGPRPSALVAMSDILALGALEAALSTGLSVPEDLSIVGFDDIPLAKLAQPALTTVRQPVIEKGRMAAQMLLDLLQSREEPRHVVLPTELIIRGSVAPAPGKGTR, via the coding sequence ATGCGTAGACCGAGGATCGCCGACGTTGCCGCAGCAGCCGGAGTATCCAAGACGGCCGTGTCGTTCGCCTTCAATGATCCGAGCCGCCTTTCCGCGGCAACCCTGAAGCGCATCCTCGAAGCGGGGAAAGAACTCGGGTACTCGCCGGATCCGGTGGCTCGCAGCATGAGCACGGGGCGGACACAAACAATCGGGCTGCTCGTACCGCAGCCTCTTGTCGAAATGACACGCAATCCGTTTCTGGCGATGCTTCTCGAGGGGATTGCCGAAGTTGCCGAAGCCGCCGCCCTTCCGATCCTCCTCGTATCGCCCATTCGCGGAAGCATGGAGAAGGCCGTGACAGGCGCAGCCGTCGACGGGTTTCTCACCCTCGGGCTCGAAACGTTTCGACCGACCATGCACATGCTCGAGCGCCGAGGGCTCCCTTTCGTCATGATCGACTGTGAACCGGTCGAGGGGGTGGCAAGCGTCAATATCGATGATGAACAAGGCGCGCGCATTGCCATGTCCCATGTGCTCGAGCAAGGTCACAGACGGATAGGGATCCTGGGCATTCGTTCCCCCCAGAGAGGCCAGTGGTCCAAGTACGTTGGCACGCTGCAGCGCCGCATGGCCGGCTATGCACAAGCCTTGAGCGCGGTAGGTCTGTCTCTCGACGACCCGGGGGTCCGCCTGACCGAATGCAGTGTCTCGGAGGCGGGCGGGTACCAGGGATTCGAACGACTTTGGCGACGCGGACCGCGACCGTCGGCACTGGTGGCGATGAGCGACATCCTCGCTCTGGGAGCCCTCGAAGCCGCCCTCTCCACCGGCCTCTCGGTACCGGAGGACCTCTCGATAGTGGGGTTCGACGACATCCCTCTGGCGAAGCTGGCTCAGCCGGCACTCACCACTGTTCGCCAGCCCGTGATAGAGAAAGGTCGCATGGCGGCCCAGATGCTCCTCGACCTGTTGCAGAGCCGAGAAGAACCCCGACATGTGGTACTGCCCACCGAACTGATCATTCGAGGCTCCGTCGCACCTGCACCCGGCAAAGGGACTCGATGA